A window of the Oncorhynchus kisutch isolate 150728-3 linkage group LG12, Okis_V2, whole genome shotgun sequence genome harbors these coding sequences:
- the LOC109901357 gene encoding trace amine-associated receptor 13c-like, whose translation MDISSHQHLDPKMFCYPESNASCTREIFSEGVQIALYFFFVSGMLVTILGNGVVIISIAHIKQLHTPTNTLIMSLAVADLLLGVTVMPFSTMRAVEGCWYFGDAFCLLHSSFDMFLTSASIFHLVFIAIDRYEAVCSPLRYSTKITIPIAWLMVFASWAVAALYSYGLLYSKANVRGLDEFIASIYCLGSCNLFLNALWGALDTLIAFFFPCSVMVGLYTKIFLVAKEHLRKIEDSQNNSSEGGRGVVSQRSERKAAKTLGIVVGVFIFCWLPFFVNSIVDPYTNFSTPPILFEVFIWLGYFNSTANPIIYALFYPWFRKCLNLIVTLKIFNRNSSYINVFATT comes from the coding sequence ATGGATATCTCATCTCATCAACATCTGGATCCTAAGATGTTCTGTTACCCAGAATCAAATGCCTCCTGCACCAGAGAAATCTTCAGTGAAGGGGTTCAAATTGctttatactttttttttgtttCAGGTATGCTGGTTACTATTCTAGGGAACGGTGTGGTCATTATCTCCATTGCTCACATAAAACAGCTCCACACGCCAACTAACACGCTTATAATGTCTTTGGCAGTTGCAGACCTGCTGCTTGGAGTAACTGTGATGCCTTTTAGTACAATGAGGGCTGTGGAGGGCTGCTGGTACTTTGGAGATGCTTTTTGTTTGCTGCATTCTAGTTTTGATATGTTCCTCACATCTGCTTCAATTTTCCACCTGGTATTCATAGCCATAGATCGATATGAGGCTGTGTGCAGTCCACTTCGCTATTCCACCAAGATTACAATACCAATTGCATGGCTCATGGTTTTTGCCAGTTGGGCCGTTGCTGCATTGTACTCCTATGGCCTACTATATTCCAAAGCAAATGTAAGAGGACTGGATGAATTCATTGCATCCATATACTGCCTGGGAAGTTGTAATCTTTTCCTTAATGCTCTGTGGGGCGCCCTAGACACATTGATAGCCTTTTTCTTTCCGTGCTCTGTAATGGTGGGTTTGTATACCAAAATATTTTTGGTGGCAAAAGAACATCTAAGGAAGATTGAAGACAGCCAAAATAATTCCAGTGAGGGAGGTAGAGGTGTGGTGTCTCAACGGTCAGAGCGGAAAGCAGCTAAAACTTTAGGCATTGTGGTGGGTGTTTTCATCTTTTGCTGGCTGCCTTTCTTTGTTAATTCCATAGTTGATCCATACACAAACTTTAGCACACCACCTATTCTCTTTGAAGTGTTTATCTGGCTGGGTTACTTTAATTCTACTGCAAATCCAATCATCTATGCACTGTTTTATCCATGGTTTCGAAAATGTCTTAATCTCATTGTCACATTGAAAATATTCAATAGAAATTCTTCTTATATAAATGTATTTGCTACTACGTGA
- the LOC109887583 gene encoding trace amine-associated receptor 1-like — MDFSNTSNLNSTVKSQTLFCYESLSGSCVRFARPLSVQVPMFTSMVLAILVTVIGNLLVITSIAHFKQLQTSVNQLLVSLAVCDLLLGVFVMPCSAVRSVQGCWYLGGFLCKLHTSTDIMLSTSSIFHLSFISIDRYFAVCRPLSYRLIITNNTVLIMITTSWLVPAIFAYGMIFPEINLKGKEDFYETHVKCIGGCQVFFSPVAALVVSSFCFYIPGMILICIYSKIYWVARAQARSIKDLSRQFKEADSGRRERRGANILAIVVGVFLICWSPFSLCLIIDPFIQYSIPPLLGDTLVWFGYLNSAFNPIVYAFFYTWFRRALRIIISGHIFHRGSCRFRLYSE, encoded by the coding sequence ATGGACTTCTCAAATACTTCGAACCTCAACAGCACTGTGAAATCACAGACTCTTTTCTGCTACGAGTCTTTGAGTGGATCGTGTGTGAGGTTTGCTCGACCCCTGAGCGTTCAGGTTCCGATGTTCACATCGATGGTGTTGGCCATACTGGTGACTGTTATTGGGAATCTTCTGGTCATCACCTCCATTGCACACTTCAAGCAGCTTCAAACCTCCGTAAACCAACTGCTCGTCTCCTTGGCTGTGTGTGACCTCCTTCTGGGAGTGTTTGTAATGCCGTGCAGTGCTGTGCGCTCTGTCCAGGGCTGTTGGTACCTAGGAGGGTTTCTGTGTAAGCTTCACACCAGCACTGATATTATGCTGAGCACATCCTCCATCTTCCATCTATCCTTCATCTCCATTGATCGTTACTTTGCTGTCTGCAGGCCACTGTCGTACAGACTGATCATCACCAATAACACTGTATTGATCATGATCACCACCAGTTGGCTGGTCCCTGCCATTTTTGCTTATGGAATGATCTTCCCTGAGATCAATCTGAAAGGAAAGGAGGATTTCTATGAAACACATGTCAAGTGCATTGGAGGCTGTCAGGTGTTCTTTAGTCCAGTGGCAGCTTTAGTAGTATCCTCCTTCTGTTTTTACATCCCAGGCATGATCTTGATTTGTATATATTCCAAGATATATTGGGTTGCCAGGGCTCAGGCCAGGTCCATTAAAGATTTATCTCGTCAGTTTAAAGAGGCAGACTCTGGACGTAGAGAGAGACGAGGGGCAAATATTCTGGCAATAGTAGTGGGAGTGTTTCTAATCTGCTGGAGTCCCTTTTCCTTGTGCCTCATCATTGACCCTTTCATACAGTACTCCATCCCCCCGCTGTTGGGGGATACCCTGGTTTGGTTTGGATATTTGAACTCTGCTTTTAACCCTATTGTCTATGCTTTCTTTTACACTTGGTTCAGGAGGGCTTTGAGAATCATCATCAGTGGTCACATCTTTCACAGAGGTTCTTGTAGATTTAGATTGTATTCTGAGTAA